The Agromyces sp. G08B096 DNA window ACATGCGTGACGCACGGCTCGCCGTCGGGGGCGACTGCGGCGATGGTGCGGAGGATCGGCCCGAGCGTCTCGTACGACTGGGCGGTGCCGCCGGGCATGAGGGACGGGCCGTTCAGCGCGCCCTCCTCGCCGCCGGAGACGCCCATGCCGACGAAGTGGATGCCGGTCGGCGCGATCTCGGCCTCGCGGCGGATCGTGTCGTGGAAGTTGGCGTTGCCGCCGTCGACGATGATGTCGCCCGGCTCGAACCGGCTCACGAGCTCGGAGATCACCGCGTCGGTGCCCTTGCCCGCCTGCACCATGATGACCGCCGTGCGGGGCTTGGCGAGCGAGGCGACGAACTCGTCGTAGCTCTCGCTCGCGACGAACCCGGCCTCGGGGTGCTCGCCGGTGAGGGTGCGCGTGCGCTCGGGGGAGCGGTTGAAGACCGCCACCGTGTTGCCCTCGCGGCTGGCGAGGTTTCGGGCGAGGTTGGAGCCCATGACGGCGAGGCCGACGACCCCGATGTTCGCGCTGGCGGTTTCAGGCACTGACAACTCCTCGTGCAGAAGGCGGATTCGCTTCCCAGCGTAGTGTCCGCACCCTCACCGTTGCGCCCTGTTGCCGTGAGCCGGGTCCGCCCGTCGCGGGCTCGCGGGCGGCTGCGTGCGCGCGGCGACCCATCAGGTAGACTGACCCACTGAACTTCGGCGAGGGATGCCTCGCGCCGGGCGTGCCCGGCGAGGCATCCGTGATCGACGCGGTGGAAGGCTCACGGCACTTCCTCACGCTCCAGCGGCTGCGGCCGTGCGTTCGAGTTGAAGACACACCCATCATGAATCGGGCCGGTGAGCCCTGAAGGAGGTCCGCAATGGACGAGGACAACAAGATCGAGGCCGGCGTCCGCGAGTCGTTCGGCAAGGGTGCGGCGCGCAAGCTCCGCGCGGCCGGCAAGGTCCCCGCGGTGCTGTACGGCCACGGCACCGACCCCAAGCACCTGACGCTGCCCGCGCACGAGACGGGCCTGCTCATCCGCAAGGCGAACGCCGTGCTCGACCTCCAGATCGAGGGCAAGAGCCAGCTCGCGCTCGTCAAGGACGTCCAGAAGGACCCGGTGCGCCAGATCATCGAGCACCTCGACCTCATCGTCATCAAGCGCGGCGAGAAGGTCCAGGTCGAGGTCCCGGTGCACGTCGAGGGCGAGCCCGCGGCCGGCACCATCGCCGACCTCGACGCGCACACGCTGCTGCTCGAGGTCGAGGCCACCCACATCCCCGAGAACGTCGTCGTCTCCGTCGAGGGTCTCGAGGAGGGCGCCCAGATCCACGCCGGCGCCGTCGAGCT harbors:
- a CDS encoding 50S ribosomal protein L25/general stress protein Ctc gives rise to the protein MDEDNKIEAGVRESFGKGAARKLRAAGKVPAVLYGHGTDPKHLTLPAHETGLLIRKANAVLDLQIEGKSQLALVKDVQKDPVRQIIEHLDLIVIKRGEKVQVEVPVHVEGEPAAGTIADLDAHTLLLEVEATHIPENVVVSVEGLEEGAQIHAGAVELPKGATLVSDAETLVVNVHTPQKVDLGEEPAAEEAAEAEAPAEESAESAE